In Gammaproteobacteria bacterium, one DNA window encodes the following:
- a CDS encoding Bax inhibitor-1/YccA family protein yields MRPQEHVISHSQQSAVATNKVIRNTYMLLSMTLAFSALMAFVSMRFNWPHPGLMLTLVGYFGLLFLTHKLANSAWGILSVFALTGFMGATLGPIISAYVTVFSNGDQLVMQAFGGTAAIFIGLSAYALTSRKDFSYMGGFLVAGILVAFLAGLGAFLFSIPALSLAVSGAFVLLMAGLILYETSNMIHGGETNYILATVTLYVAIYNLFTSLLHILGAVSGED; encoded by the coding sequence ATGCGTCCGCAGGAACACGTGATTTCGCACTCGCAGCAGTCGGCTGTCGCGACCAACAAGGTCATTCGCAACACCTACATGCTGCTGTCCATGACCCTGGCCTTTTCGGCCCTGATGGCCTTTGTCAGCATGCGCTTCAACTGGCCGCACCCCGGCCTGATGCTGACGCTGGTGGGCTACTTCGGCCTGCTGTTCCTGACCCACAAGCTCGCGAACAGTGCCTGGGGCATTCTCAGTGTCTTCGCGCTGACCGGCTTCATGGGCGCGACGCTCGGGCCGATCATCAGTGCCTACGTGACGGTCTTTTCGAACGGTGACCAGCTGGTCATGCAGGCCTTCGGTGGTACCGCCGCGATCTTCATCGGCCTGTCGGCCTATGCCCTGACCAGCCGCAAGGACTTCTCCTACATGGGAGGCTTCCTGGTCGCAGGCATCCTGGTGGCCTTCCTGGCCGGGCTGGGCGCTTTCCTGTTCAGCATCCCTGCCCTGTCGCTGGCCGTGTCGGGTGCTTTCGTGCTGCTGATGGCAGGCCTGATCCTGTACGAGACCAGCAACATGATTCACGGCGGCGAGACCAATTACATTCTCGCCACGGTGACGCTCTATGTTGCGATCTACAATCTCTTCACCAGCCTGCTGCACATTCTTGGCGCAGTGAGCGGCGAAGATTGA